A genomic window from Cytobacillus suaedae includes:
- the alr gene encoding alanine racemase encodes MSSFYRDSWVEIDLDCIYKNVRSMKQFLPETSGVMAVVKANAYGHGDAMVARVALEAGATYLAVAFLDEALSLRQQNIQAPILVLGAVRPEDLKVAAENKITLTVFQADWLKEARERSSLQKPVSLHLKFDTGMGRLGIKDQSEVNELLTMIADDDLLLLDGVYTHFATADEVDITYFTYQYDRFMEMVEWLPLRPGIIHCGNSATGFRFPEQVFNYVRFGIGMYGLTPSLEIKNDIPFKLHEAFSLQSRLVHVKKIKKGEKISYGATYTAPSDEWVGTVPVGYADGWSRKLQDSEVLVGGNRCPIIGRVCMDQFMVRLPYEFPRGEKVTLIGVQGDNNIGIDEVAENLDTINYEVPCLISYRVPRIFFRNKSIIEVSNPVLVNRV; translated from the coding sequence ATTTCGTCTTTTTATCGAGATTCATGGGTTGAAATTGATCTCGATTGCATATATAAAAATGTGCGTTCAATGAAACAATTTTTACCAGAAACATCTGGGGTTATGGCGGTAGTAAAAGCCAATGCCTACGGTCATGGAGATGCGATGGTTGCCAGAGTTGCACTAGAGGCTGGAGCAACCTATTTGGCGGTTGCCTTTTTAGATGAAGCCCTTTCTTTACGACAACAAAATATTCAAGCTCCTATATTAGTTTTAGGTGCTGTTCGGCCTGAGGACCTTAAAGTTGCCGCAGAAAACAAAATCACATTAACTGTTTTCCAAGCGGATTGGCTGAAGGAAGCCAGAGAGAGAAGTTCTTTACAAAAACCTGTTTCATTACATTTAAAATTTGATACGGGTATGGGACGTTTAGGAATTAAAGATCAATCAGAGGTTAATGAGCTTCTAACTATGATTGCAGATGATGATTTGTTGCTACTTGACGGTGTATATACACACTTTGCGACAGCTGATGAGGTAGATATTACCTACTTTACCTATCAATATGATCGTTTTATGGAAATGGTTGAATGGCTCCCTTTACGTCCGGGGATTATCCATTGTGGAAATAGCGCAACAGGCTTCCGCTTTCCAGAACAGGTGTTTAATTATGTAAGATTTGGAATCGGTATGTACGGCTTAACACCATCACTAGAGATAAAAAATGACATCCCCTTTAAACTACACGAGGCTTTTTCCTTACAGAGTCGTTTAGTTCATGTGAAAAAAATAAAAAAAGGTGAAAAAATTAGCTATGGGGCAACCTATACTGCACCTTCGGATGAATGGGTAGGAACGGTCCCGGTAGGCTATGCTGATGGCTGGTCCAGGAAGCTTCAAGATTCAGAAGTGTTAGTAGGAGGAAACCGATGTCCAATTATTGGTCGGGTTTGTATGGATCAATTTATGGTAAGGTTACCGTATGAGTTTCCGCGAGGAGAAAAGGTTACTCTTATTGGTGTTCAAGGAGATAACAATATTGGAATCGATGAAGTGGCTGAAAACTTAGATACAATTAACTATGAAGTGCCATGCTTAATTAGTTATCGAGTGCCTCGTATTTTTTTTAGAAATAAGAGTATAATTGAAGTGAGCAATCCTGTTTTAGTAAATAGAGTATAA
- a CDS encoding rhomboid family intramembrane serine protease, whose product MFTRTENFQTFLRFYPIISTLVGIHILLWLITALPIPGSTTLLEQMVGFNFLVAEGEYWRLLTPIFMHGSFSHMLFNSFSLVLFGPALERILGKPRFLLTYFGTGVIANVATYFLEPLDYLHVGSSGAIFGLFGIFLYMVMFRKDLIDHANSQVVVTILVIGLVMTFINSNINVVAHLFGLIAGVALGPIVLQGKKGFYTSHHAGSKKSMSFRLPKLSVKHFLWGIIVLLVLVGLLYR is encoded by the coding sequence ATGTTTACACGAACTGAAAACTTTCAAACATTTTTGCGATTTTATCCAATTATATCAACTTTAGTAGGTATTCACATCCTTCTATGGTTAATCACAGCTTTACCCATACCTGGAAGTACTACACTTCTTGAACAAATGGTTGGTTTTAACTTTTTAGTAGCCGAAGGTGAGTATTGGCGCCTCTTAACCCCAATCTTCATGCATGGCAGCTTTAGTCATATGCTTTTTAATTCCTTTTCTCTCGTGCTATTCGGCCCTGCATTAGAGCGAATTTTAGGTAAGCCAAGATTTCTTTTGACCTACTTTGGAACAGGTGTCATTGCAAATGTAGCAACTTATTTTCTTGAACCACTAGATTATCTTCACGTCGGATCTTCGGGAGCTATTTTTGGGCTATTCGGTATCTTCCTGTATATGGTGATGTTCAGAAAAGATTTAATTGACCATGCTAACTCACAGGTGGTTGTAACCATCCTAGTTATTGGTTTGGTGATGACTTTTATTAATTCAAATATTAATGTGGTTGCCCATTTATTTGGTCTAATTGCTGGTGTAGCTCTTGGACCCATCGTTTTACAAGGAAAGAAGGGATTTTACACCTCACATCATGCCGGAAGTAAAAAATCCATGTCCTTCAGGTTACCTAAACTCTCCGTGAAACACTTTTTATGGGGCATTATCGTTTTACTTGTTCTAGTTGGTCTCTTATATAGATAA
- a CDS encoding outer membrane lipoprotein carrier protein LolA → MKKKWLGLLFGLFVVFALAGCGEKSQEDVVGALNEKVGKLSGYKADAKMTLQTGSEPQEYDVQIWYKQPHYYRVNLKNAQKEQSQMILRNDEGVFVLTPALNKSFRFQSDWPKNSSQAYLYESLVKDILDDPDAKFTATKEHYVFETKTNYKNNKMLPKQEITLNKKDLAPIMVKVMDPDQNALLTVEFSNVEFDASFDGDAFDMEKNMTGAQLEVPVMAGVSESPLAVMYPMETPGAELVEEKEVKTEDGTRVVMTFGGEKSFTLIQERSQVSPAGTTTSMSGEPVDLGFTVGALTENSISWTFQGVDFMLASENLTQEEMISVARSVQGQAIK, encoded by the coding sequence ATGAAGAAAAAATGGTTAGGATTATTATTTGGGCTTTTCGTTGTATTTGCTCTTGCTGGTTGTGGGGAAAAATCACAAGAGGACGTGGTTGGTGCACTGAATGAGAAGGTAGGTAAGCTTTCGGGGTATAAGGCAGATGCCAAAATGACACTTCAAACAGGAAGCGAGCCACAAGAATATGATGTGCAAATTTGGTACAAACAACCGCACTATTACCGTGTTAATCTAAAAAATGCCCAAAAAGAACAGAGTCAAATGATTCTACGTAACGATGAAGGTGTATTTGTTTTAACGCCAGCATTAAACAAAAGCTTCCGCTTCCAAAGCGATTGGCCGAAAAACAGCAGTCAAGCATATCTTTATGAGTCACTTGTAAAAGATATCTTAGACGATCCAGATGCGAAGTTCACTGCAACAAAAGAGCATTATGTATTTGAAACAAAAACAAACTATAAAAACAATAAGATGTTACCTAAGCAAGAAATTACATTAAATAAAAAGGATTTGGCTCCAATCATGGTTAAGGTTATGGACCCTGACCAAAATGCTTTATTAACAGTAGAGTTTTCAAATGTAGAATTTGATGCAAGCTTTGATGGTGATGCATTTGATATGGAGAAAAATATGACGGGTGCTCAACTTGAAGTTCCAGTTATGGCTGGAGTAAGTGAATCTCCACTAGCAGTTATGTATCCTATGGAAACTCCAGGTGCTGAATTAGTCGAAGAAAAAGAAGTGAAGACTGAAGATGGTACTCGTGTGGTCATGACATTCGGTGGAGAGAAATCATTTACTCTAATTCAAGAAAGATCTCAAGTTTCTCCAGCTGGTACAACTACCTCTATGAGTGGAGAGCCAGTTGACTTAGGCTTCACAGTAGGTGCTCTAACAGAAAATTCAATTTCATGGACATTCCAAGGTGTTGACTTTATGTTAGCATCTGAGAATTTAACACAAGAAGAAATGATTTCAGTTGCACGTTCCGTTCAAGGTCAAGCAATCAAATAA
- the tsaE gene encoding tRNA (adenosine(37)-N6)-threonylcarbamoyltransferase complex ATPase subunit type 1 TsaE: MNQFTFKTDTPEQTLEFAEKLGSLLQPKDLITLEGDLGAGKTTFTKGLARGLGITRTVNSPTFTIIKEYKGRLPLYHMDVYRVEDSFEDLGFDEYFEGDGVTVVEWAKLIEEQLPKERLEIKLFHEGDSNRRVELQPIGKRYYDVCEEIFSR, translated from the coding sequence ATGAATCAATTTACGTTTAAAACAGATACACCTGAACAAACCTTGGAGTTTGCAGAGAAACTTGGGAGTCTTTTGCAGCCCAAAGATTTAATAACGCTCGAGGGTGATTTAGGGGCAGGAAAGACAACCTTTACAAAAGGGTTAGCAAGGGGTTTAGGGATTACGAGAACAGTTAATAGTCCGACCTTTACGATTATTAAAGAATATAAGGGACGTTTACCTCTCTATCATATGGATGTGTATCGTGTAGAAGATAGCTTTGAAGATCTTGGATTTGATGAATACTTTGAAGGTGACGGTGTCACTGTCGTCGAATGGGCAAAATTAATTGAAGAGCAGTTACCTAAAGAACGTTTAGAGATTAAGCTTTTTCATGAAGGGGATTCAAATCGTAGGGTTGAACTACAACCGATTGGTAAGAGGTATTATGATGTATGTGAGGAGATTTTTTCAAGATGA
- a CDS encoding SprT family protein, whose amino-acid sequence MEQQELQKLVETTSIQWFGKPFRHKAIFNSRLRTTGGRYVLYSHDIELNPKHYEEYGEQELIDIIKHELCHYHLHIEGKGYKHRDSDFKGLLEKVKAPRFCTPLKSIKRTKRSVLHLYKCSKCDQEYKRKRKVDTNKYVCGKCSGKLLKL is encoded by the coding sequence ATGGAACAACAGGAACTACAGAAACTTGTAGAAACCACATCCATTCAGTGGTTTGGCAAGCCTTTTCGTCACAAAGCAATTTTTAATAGTAGACTACGTACAACAGGCGGTCGTTATGTATTGTACTCTCATGATATTGAATTAAACCCAAAGCATTATGAGGAATATGGTGAACAAGAATTAATCGATATCATTAAACATGAACTTTGCCATTATCACTTACATATTGAAGGAAAAGGGTATAAGCATAGAGACTCAGATTTTAAAGGGCTTTTAGAAAAAGTGAAAGCCCCCAGGTTCTGCACACCCTTAAAATCAATTAAACGAACAAAACGATCAGTACTACATCTATATAAATGCTCAAAGTGCGATCAGGAATACAAAAGAAAAAGAAAAGTAGATACAAATAAATATGTATGTGGAAAGTGCTCAGGGAAATTATTGAAATTATAA
- the cmpA gene encoding cortex morphogenetic protein CmpA has translation MPSWLKNQMKRAYYEKNRYQIKMLNQCWFFYRKKHCS, from the coding sequence ATGCCCTCATGGTTAAAAAACCAGATGAAACGAGCCTACTACGAGAAAAATAGATATCAAATTAAAATGTTAAATCAATGCTGGTTTTTCTATAGAAAGAAACACTGCTCTTAA
- a CDS encoding holo-ACP synthase, translating to MIKGIGIDICELKRIESILQNQPKFVNRILTDQEKLYFEELTNKRQVEFLAGRFAAKEAFSKAKGTGIGADLSFLDIEIHKDDKGKPFINKPQSMGEVAHLSISHSKDYAVAQVIIESSSS from the coding sequence GTGATAAAGGGAATAGGGATAGATATTTGTGAGCTAAAAAGAATTGAGAGTATTTTACAAAACCAGCCTAAATTTGTTAACAGAATCTTAACTGATCAGGAAAAATTGTACTTTGAAGAGCTGACTAACAAAAGACAAGTGGAGTTTTTAGCAGGTCGATTTGCTGCCAAGGAAGCTTTTTCAAAAGCAAAAGGAACTGGAATCGGCGCAGACTTAAGTTTTTTAGATATTGAAATACATAAAGATGATAAAGGTAAACCCTTTATAAACAAGCCTCAGAGTATGGGAGAAGTAGCCCATTTATCAATTTCACATAGTAAAGATTATGCGGTTGCTCAAGTAATTATTGAAAGCTCGTCAAGCTAG
- a CDS encoding antitoxin endoai, which translates to MSESSATTEILIRLPQALVSELDGLVIQENGNRNELIYQATKMYLRERKKRQIRESMRRGYMEMAKINLNIASEAFLAESEADHTVERLVSGG; encoded by the coding sequence GTGTCTGAATCCAGCGCAACAACAGAAATTTTAATCCGTTTACCACAAGCATTAGTGAGTGAACTAGACGGGCTAGTAATTCAAGAAAACGGTAACCGTAATGAACTAATCTATCAAGCGACAAAAATGTACCTTCGTGAAAGAAAGAAACGTCAAATTCGTGAATCAATGAGACGTGGGTACATGGAAATGGCAAAAATCAATCTAAACATCGCATCGGAAGCATTTTTAGCTGAATCCGAGGCAGACCACACCGTAGAACGCCTAGTTAGCGGGGGGTAA
- the tsaB gene encoding tRNA (adenosine(37)-N6)-threonylcarbamoyltransferase complex dimerization subunit type 1 TsaB, with protein MKVLAIDTSNYVMGIAILDGADVVGEVITNLKKNHSIRVMPAIHQLLQECDIKPNELEKIVVAHGPGSYTGVRIGVTIAKTLAWSLKIPLVGVSSLEVLAANGHYFQGNLSPIFDARRGQVYTGLYAYEEGQFFSKKNDRIVLLVDWLKELKEENQKVLFLGNDLAIHKETIQEELEDLAIFAPSGLNNPRPSELAILGVTREEEEDIHSFVPNYIRMVEAETNWIASQNK; from the coding sequence ATGAAAGTATTAGCAATTGATACGTCTAACTATGTGATGGGAATTGCAATTTTGGATGGGGCCGATGTAGTAGGAGAAGTGATTACAAACTTAAAGAAGAATCATTCAATAAGAGTGATGCCAGCCATTCATCAGTTGCTTCAAGAGTGTGATATTAAGCCTAATGAATTAGAAAAGATTGTTGTTGCACATGGGCCAGGGTCGTATACTGGAGTTAGAATTGGTGTTACGATTGCGAAAACCTTGGCATGGTCTTTAAAGATTCCATTAGTTGGTGTATCTAGCCTGGAGGTCCTAGCGGCAAATGGTCATTATTTTCAGGGGAATCTATCACCCATTTTTGATGCTAGAAGAGGTCAAGTGTATACTGGTCTTTATGCATATGAGGAAGGTCAGTTTTTTAGTAAAAAAAATGATCGCATTGTTTTACTCGTAGACTGGTTGAAGGAATTGAAAGAGGAAAATCAGAAAGTTTTATTCTTGGGTAATGACTTAGCGATTCATAAGGAAACGATTCAGGAAGAATTAGAAGACTTAGCTATATTTGCACCCTCGGGCCTGAATAATCCTCGTCCAAGTGAACTTGCAATTCTAGGTGTAACAAGAGAAGAAGAAGAGGATATCCATTCATTTGTTCCTAACTATATTCGAATGGTAGAAGCAGAAACAAATTGGATAGCATCACAAAATAAATAG
- the sigB gene encoding RNA polymerase sigma factor SigB, translated as MQQTEPYPRRKEEIYQFIEEFQADGSKTAQRVLVERYKNLVQKLARKYSKGRESHEDILQVGLIGLLGAIRRYDRSYGKSFEAFAIPTIVGEIKRFLRDKTWSVHVPRRIKELGPKIKKTVDELTPQLRRTPKAKEIADYLQVPEKEVLEAMEMSKSYNALSMDHSLEVDSEGSAVTLMDVVGNPEKGYERVNQRLALKKALQALDEREYHVITYLFHNNMNQKEAGKRLGISQMHVSRIRRKALRKLREEITTAS; from the coding sequence ATGCAACAGACTGAACCATACCCCAGGAGAAAAGAGGAGATTTACCAATTTATTGAGGAGTTCCAAGCAGATGGATCAAAGACAGCCCAGAGAGTGTTGGTAGAACGGTATAAGAATTTAGTTCAAAAACTTGCAAGAAAATACTCTAAAGGCCGAGAATCACATGAAGATATTTTACAAGTTGGATTAATTGGTTTACTTGGTGCAATCCGCCGCTATGATCGATCATATGGGAAAAGCTTTGAAGCATTTGCGATTCCTACTATTGTAGGTGAGATAAAACGTTTTCTGCGTGATAAAACATGGAGTGTACATGTCCCAAGAAGAATAAAAGAACTAGGACCGAAAATAAAAAAGACTGTTGATGAATTAACCCCACAACTCCGCCGAACACCAAAGGCAAAAGAAATTGCGGATTACTTACAAGTACCTGAAAAAGAAGTTCTTGAAGCTATGGAAATGAGTAAAAGCTATAACGCTCTATCAATGGACCACTCATTAGAGGTGGATTCTGAGGGAAGTGCTGTTACTTTAATGGATGTAGTTGGGAATCCAGAAAAAGGGTATGAAAGAGTCAATCAGCGTTTAGCCCTCAAAAAAGCTCTTCAAGCGCTAGATGAACGTGAATATCACGTCATAACCTACCTATTTCATAATAATATGAACCAAAAAGAAGCCGGTAAAAGGCTTGGCATTTCTCAAATGCATGTATCTCGTATTAGACGTAAAGCATTAAGAAAACTTCGCGAAGAAATTACAACTGCATCTTAA
- a CDS encoding thiamine-phosphate kinase, translating into MTIYDEFAFIDHIKPNKIHNQDLIAGIGDDAALVGLPRDMDQIICLDTMVEDVHFTSQTMSPKQIGHKALAVNISDIAAMGGTPAYYLVSIAIPKTWSQLDVEAIYEGMSSLSETYQIDLIGGDTVSSPGPLMVSVTLIGYIEKGKKLLRSNARPGDVVFITGTVGDSAAGLDLLLKHGRNYPYNEDESYLTGRHQLPSPRVEIGRHLAVINRVSLNDISDGVASEANEIAKASDVDIHIEEQAIPLGTQLQQYNQQRAMDYAFFGGEDFELIGTMSPADWEIFQKQMVKQNILVTNVGRVVEGKGEVFLSKNGELTLLEKRGYNHFK; encoded by the coding sequence GTGACGATTTACGATGAATTTGCGTTTATAGATCATATAAAGCCGAATAAAATACATAATCAAGATCTCATTGCGGGCATTGGAGATGATGCAGCACTTGTTGGCTTACCTCGGGATATGGATCAGATTATTTGTTTGGACACAATGGTAGAAGATGTTCACTTTACATCCCAAACAATGTCTCCTAAACAGATTGGCCATAAAGCACTGGCTGTTAATATAAGCGATATTGCAGCAATGGGGGGAACCCCAGCTTATTATTTAGTATCAATTGCTATTCCGAAGACTTGGTCACAGTTAGATGTGGAAGCGATTTATGAGGGAATGAGTAGCTTAAGTGAGACCTACCAGATTGATTTAATTGGTGGTGATACCGTATCCTCACCAGGACCACTAATGGTAAGTGTTACTCTAATAGGGTATATTGAAAAAGGGAAGAAGCTGTTAAGAAGTAATGCGAGACCTGGAGATGTTGTATTTATAACAGGAACAGTTGGTGATTCTGCTGCAGGCTTAGACTTGCTGTTAAAACATGGACGTAACTATCCTTACAACGAAGATGAATCCTATTTAACAGGAAGACATCAACTTCCATCTCCAAGAGTCGAGATTGGACGTCACTTAGCAGTGATTAATCGTGTATCTTTAAATGATATTAGTGATGGTGTCGCTAGTGAAGCAAATGAAATTGCTAAGGCTAGTGATGTAGATATTCATATAGAAGAACAGGCTATTCCTCTTGGCACTCAACTTCAACAATATAATCAACAAAGAGCTATGGATTATGCTTTTTTTGGTGGAGAAGACTTTGAATTAATTGGGACTATGTCACCAGCTGATTGGGAGATATTTCAGAAACAGATGGTAAAACAGAATATACTGGTTACTAATGTTGGTAGAGTTGTTGAAGGAAAAGGCGAAGTATTCCTCTCGAAAAATGGAGAACTAACGCTTCTTGAAAAAAGAGGATATAATCATTTTAAATAA
- a CDS encoding RNA-binding transcriptional accessory protein — protein MQETLHKDDLLIKTIAKELTIKEKQIKNVIDLLTEGNTVPFIARYRKEQTGALDEVQIRDIQEKWQYMQNLETRKEEVIRLIEEQGKLTEELKGQITKSTKLQQVEDLYRPYKQKRRTKATVAKEKGLEPLAEWMFSFPVGIQIEEKAKEFLSEEKEVNSVEEAIQGAKDIIAEWISDDANYRQWIRTETFRKGKIVSVAKDEEKDEKKVFEMYYEYEEPISKVVPHRVLAMNRGEKEEVLRVSIEPPVDLVLSYLQKQIIKTQTTTVLNQVIETIEDSYKRLIQPSIEREIRKELTEKGEDRAIHIFSENLRNLLLQPPLKGKMVLGVDPAYRTGCKLAAVDETGKLLKVDVIYPHPPVNKKEAAKEKFKAYINEFNIEMVAIGNGTASRETEQFVAETLKEFTREIFYLIVNEAGASVYSASDLAREEFPNLQVEERSAVSIARRLQDPLAELVKIDPKSVGVGQYQHDVSQKKLSDSLTFVVETVVNKVGVNVNTASPSLLQYVAGLSKAVATNIVKQREENGKFVSRKELKTIPRLGAKTYEQCIGFLRIMDGDQPLDRTSIHPESYKDVEKLLKRIGVTVKDIGSEQVKEGISQVSVEELAAELNIGELTLKDIIDSLIRPSRDPRDELATPLLKKDILQLEDLKKGMELEGTVRNVVDFGAFVDIGVKQDGLVHISKLSPNFVKHPLDVVSVGDVVKVWIDDVDAIKGRVALTMLPQ, from the coding sequence TTGCAGGAAACCTTACATAAAGATGATCTATTGATTAAAACAATTGCAAAAGAGCTCACCATTAAGGAAAAACAAATTAAAAATGTAATTGACTTATTAACAGAAGGTAATACAGTTCCGTTCATCGCCAGGTATCGTAAAGAACAAACAGGTGCATTGGATGAGGTTCAAATTAGGGATATTCAAGAAAAATGGCAATACATGCAAAACCTTGAAACAAGAAAAGAGGAAGTTATACGCCTCATTGAAGAGCAAGGGAAATTGACGGAAGAACTAAAGGGGCAAATTACGAAATCTACAAAATTACAACAAGTAGAAGATTTATACCGCCCTTACAAACAAAAGAGGCGTACAAAAGCAACAGTTGCTAAAGAAAAAGGGCTAGAGCCTCTAGCAGAATGGATGTTCAGCTTTCCGGTTGGTATCCAGATAGAAGAGAAGGCTAAAGAATTTCTTTCTGAAGAAAAAGAAGTGAACTCAGTAGAAGAAGCTATTCAAGGTGCAAAAGATATCATCGCTGAATGGATATCTGATGATGCTAATTACCGTCAGTGGATACGAACAGAAACCTTCAGAAAAGGTAAAATTGTCTCGGTGGCTAAGGATGAAGAAAAAGACGAAAAGAAAGTGTTTGAGATGTACTATGAATATGAGGAACCTATTAGTAAGGTAGTTCCACATCGTGTACTTGCAATGAACCGTGGGGAAAAGGAAGAGGTGCTACGTGTTTCAATTGAACCTCCAGTTGACCTGGTTCTTTCTTACTTACAAAAGCAAATCATAAAAACACAGACTACTACTGTATTAAATCAGGTAATAGAAACCATTGAGGATAGCTATAAGAGGTTAATCCAACCTTCCATTGAACGAGAAATTCGAAAAGAACTCACGGAAAAAGGTGAAGACCGTGCCATACATATTTTCTCAGAGAACCTCCGTAACTTATTATTACAACCGCCATTAAAAGGAAAAATGGTGCTAGGAGTTGACCCGGCCTATCGTACTGGTTGTAAGCTTGCTGCGGTAGATGAGACGGGAAAACTTTTGAAAGTAGATGTGATTTACCCTCACCCTCCTGTAAATAAAAAAGAGGCTGCAAAAGAAAAGTTCAAAGCTTACATTAATGAATTCAATATTGAAATGGTTGCTATAGGAAACGGAACTGCTTCGAGAGAAACAGAACAGTTTGTTGCAGAAACTTTAAAAGAGTTTACACGTGAAATTTTCTACTTAATTGTTAATGAGGCTGGAGCTAGTGTTTACTCTGCTTCTGATTTAGCAAGAGAGGAGTTTCCTAACCTTCAAGTAGAAGAGCGAAGTGCTGTTTCTATTGCAAGACGTCTGCAAGACCCTTTAGCAGAGCTTGTTAAAATTGATCCAAAATCCGTAGGGGTTGGTCAATATCAACATGATGTCTCCCAAAAGAAACTTTCCGATTCATTAACCTTTGTAGTAGAAACGGTAGTAAATAAAGTCGGAGTAAATGTAAATACCGCATCACCGTCGCTATTACAATATGTAGCGGGGCTTTCCAAAGCCGTGGCAACCAATATTGTTAAGCAAAGAGAAGAGAATGGAAAATTTGTTAGTAGAAAAGAGTTAAAAACAATTCCTAGACTTGGAGCAAAGACATACGAGCAGTGTATTGGTTTCTTAAGAATCATGGATGGAGATCAACCTTTAGATCGAACTAGTATTCACCCTGAGAGCTATAAAGATGTTGAAAAGCTTTTAAAAAGGATTGGAGTAACAGTTAAAGACATTGGTAGTGAGCAAGTTAAGGAAGGTATTTCTCAAGTTTCTGTTGAAGAACTAGCTGCGGAGTTAAATATCGGGGAATTAACGTTAAAAGATATCATTGACTCCCTGATCCGTCCGTCCCGAGACCCAAGGGATGAGCTAGCAACGCCTTTACTGAAAAAGGACATCCTTCAGCTTGAAGATCTTAAAAAGGGAATGGAACTAGAAGGGACAGTTCGAAATGTAGTAGATTTCGGAGCATTTGTTGATATCGGTGTGAAACAAGATGGGTTAGTCCATATCTCAAAATTAAGCCCTAACTTCGTAAAGCACCCATTGGATGTGGTTTCAGTGGGGGATGTTGTGAAGGTTTGGATTGATGATGTAGATGCAATCAAAGGTAGAGTTGCACTAACTATGCTTCCGCAATAA
- the ndoA gene encoding type II toxin-antitoxin system endoribonuclease NdoA, which translates to MIVKRGDVYFADLSPVVGSEQGGVRPVLVIQNDIGNRFSPTVIVAAITAQIQKAKLPTHVEIDAERYGFERDSVILLEQVRTIDKQRLTDKITHLDDEMMDRVDEALQISLGLIDF; encoded by the coding sequence TTGATTGTTAAACGTGGCGACGTTTATTTTGCTGACCTTTCCCCTGTTGTTGGTTCGGAGCAAGGAGGCGTTCGTCCTGTGCTTGTTATCCAAAACGATATAGGGAATCGGTTTAGTCCCACAGTTATTGTCGCAGCTATTACAGCACAAATTCAAAAAGCAAAGCTACCAACTCATGTGGAAATTGATGCTGAACGTTATGGATTCGAGCGCGACTCTGTCATCCTATTAGAACAAGTACGTACAATTGATAAGCAACGCTTAACTGATAAGATCACTCATCTGGATGATGAAATGATGGACAGAGTGGATGAAGCCTTACAGATCAGTTTAGGACTCATCGATTTTTAA
- a CDS encoding methyltransferase domain-containing protein: protein MSIDNETAWNQNNYLALLTRYGNPTDIVGKIKDNPKWRLHPFYKYMNDLHDKNVVHLMGSNGIKGLAMALLGGNVTVVDFSKENERFALELADAADASLNYVVEDVLKVHEKLPAENADIVLMELGVLHYFIDLIPLASVISKLLKAGGTFILHEFHPVSTKLITSTGKKHKVTGNYFDPSIKEGNVAFTKHMPTEEQSSLTKVYQRQWTLGEIITSFAGQGLFVEILEEEPNHKLHDVGLPKTFTIVARKKE from the coding sequence ATGAGTATCGATAATGAAACTGCCTGGAATCAAAACAATTACTTAGCGTTATTAACTCGGTATGGTAATCCAACTGATATTGTAGGGAAAATCAAAGATAATCCTAAATGGCGCCTACATCCTTTCTATAAATATATGAATGATCTTCATGATAAAAACGTCGTTCATTTGATGGGATCAAATGGCATAAAAGGACTAGCAATGGCCTTGTTAGGAGGCAATGTAACCGTTGTTGACTTTTCAAAAGAGAATGAAAGGTTTGCATTGGAACTTGCGGATGCGGCAGATGCTTCACTGAACTATGTAGTGGAAGATGTGTTAAAAGTACATGAAAAACTACCTGCGGAAAATGCAGACATAGTCTTGATGGAGTTAGGTGTTTTACATTACTTTATAGACCTTATTCCGCTTGCTTCAGTTATAAGTAAGTTACTAAAAGCTGGAGGTACCTTTATTCTGCACGAATTCCACCCAGTATCAACTAAGCTTATTACGTCTACTGGTAAAAAGCATAAGGTGACTGGTAATTACTTTGATCCTTCTATAAAGGAAGGAAATGTTGCCTTCACAAAGCACATGCCAACCGAGGAACAATCTAGTTTAACGAAGGTATATCAACGGCAGTGGACATTAGGTGAAATAATTACTTCTTTTGCAGGACAAGGTCTATTCGTAGAGATACTAGAAGAAGAACCAAATCACAAACTTCATGATGTTGGTTTACCTAAAACTTTTACAATTGTAGCTAGAAAAAAAGAATAA